From Pan troglodytes isolate AG18354 chromosome 1, NHGRI_mPanTro3-v2.0_pri, whole genome shotgun sequence:
tgaggttaggagtttgagaccagcctggccaacatggtgaacggccatctctatcaaaaatatgaaaatgagctgctcatggtggtgggtggctataatcccagctactcaggaggctgaggcatgagaatcgcttgagcctgggaggcagaggttggagtgagctgagattgtgccactccattccagcctgggtaacagagtaagccTCCATCCCGCCCCtcaaaacaaatgttttgtagagacagggttttgccatgttgcccaggttggtctcgaacccctgggctcaaatgatcctcccgccttggcctcccaaagtgttgtagttacaggcatgggtcactgctcccaccaagaattttttttctttaaattgctgGTTTAATAAGGACTTGTTTATTTTGAGGAAAAAGGTCCCAAACATCAAGCTGTTCACAAAAATAACCCACAGTATCAACTTTAGAAAACACATTTGAAGACTAAAACACCAATTATGTTTCTGAGGATGCATTTGACATGCCAACTCTCATTCACAAAAATACATTGTTAGATTTTTGTTGAACTGCCCCACACAGCACACTAATATGGGGTGTAACACACATACTTGTAACTCCAAGCTGCTATCAGGAGCTACTCAACTCAATGAGATTGCCTTTGCAGTTAGGGAAGCAACTACTGAACTTATGTATGAAAGAAAAGAACCGTATTCCCTGCAAAacaagagattattttggagacagttgATAAAAACCATACGTCCTTTTTACTGTTAAGTCATAAAGAGGtgtcaaaattaaaagcaaaaattacaggGTAAGACTTAGGAAAACTACTAGGGGTGTCAAGGGAAGTGAAAATGGGACTAGGCGCAGGGCaatatgaattaatgaatgtgGGAAGGACAAGGATGGGGAGAACAGTAAGCATGTGCTGAAGATACTAAGGGAGAGGATCTGGTGAAAAATTTGTTGTTAGACAAGCTCCTAGGTAAAGAAACAATGGGAAAAGATTTCTCAACCCCACTATGTGCTTAAGAGTCATCCTGGCCATTGGTGCTGTCTCtgttatactctccttcctcagtctctttTACATTATTCTTGATCAACTCCAGCTGGTTGTCCCCCTGatcttcattatcatcatcatccagTGGGTCCCCCTCCTCAGCAGAGTCTTCTGCACCCCCCTCAGACTCCATCTTCACATGAGTCTCATCGTTCTTCATGGAGCTACTGCTCTGCTCCTCTTCTGACTTAGCATTTTTCACCTCTACCTCTTGTTTGCTctgttccttttcaattttttccagGTTTTCCAGGAGAGAATCCACTTTCTGTTTTATCTGGGTCAACTCCTGCTTAATGGCCTGAAGGTCATCTCCTTTCAGCTTTCCAGACTTGGAAGATCCCCGCTTTCCACTCTTAGAATTGAAGCCACTTTTGCCCCTTCGTGAGGTGTTTCCTGATACGCGCTGACGTTTCGAGGGCACTACAGCCAGAGcaatgggaggaggaggaggtacaCGTGCTGGGAAACTGTACATCCCATCATAATAATGCCGTTGAAAGCCATAGTCCAAGTCAAAAGAGGAGCCGTACATCTCTGCTGCTGATCGTTTCACACCTGCGTTTCCTCGGTTCACTTTTGGCTCTGCAGCCAGGTTAATATCTACAACCTGGTCAGCAATCATTCTGCCATCCTCTCCTGCTACAGCAGCCCGGGCATTTTTCTCCTTATCATATTGAACGAAGGCAAAGCCCTTATGAACAGAGCAGCCTGCAATTTTGCCATACTTGGAAAAGATCGCCTCCACATCCGATTTCTTGACAACAAGAGTGTTGAGATTCCCAATGAACACACGGGAGTTCATGGAGTGAGGATCCATCTTGTTGGTAATGCTGCTGGCCATTGTGTTGGATGATAAGGTTTCTCCAAAAGCCAAAAACAGGAGGCGGGAGGGAGAAGAGATTCGATTCTAAGTCTCCTACTGCCGGGTTCTACGTGGAGAAGCTGACTGCAGCTCGAGGCCAGAAATGCAGCCAAAACAGCTCAGTCTTCCTCTCTTCACAAAATGGCTCCCAACAAGAATTCTGAAATGACGTAAAGAAAAGCACAatcaacatttttgaaataaagacaaaactgcatttagaaaaaaaaagatcaaagctTGAAACCGttcttatgaaaaaaagaaaaaaagacaggataTAGTTCTGTGCCGTCGTAGGCTGCACTGTCATCATTCTACATCGGCTGACTGTAGGTCAGAGGGGAGTGTCCTTACAGAAATTAGTGACTTACCAGATCTGGATGTAGTTTAGAAGGTGCTCAGACCTCAGGAAGAGCCAAGCAGGAACTCCAGGCTTGAAGAGTTTGAGTCTGTCCTGTGGGTCTTTAGAAGCTTTTATTGACCTTTCTAATCACAACTCCTACCCACGCCCCTCCCCATATCCGCTGCTAGCTTCCAATCAAAAAGCGATATCTGGTTGCATTTCTGAAGCTCCACTCAGTTAATCCTGATTGGGTTTTTGGCTGTCCGAAGACTAATGGACTGAACCAGATATCCATTCATATCACATATGCATATTCATTTCATGAATTAAGAAATTGACAGCGTTAGGGATACAGTGGAAGTCAAGAATTCATTCACtcaaggccaggtgaggtggctcacacctgtaatcccagcactttgggaggccaaggtaggtggatcacgggaggtcaggagttcaagaccagcctggcccacatggtgaaaccctgtctctacaaaaatagaaaagttagccaggcacgatggtggctgcctgtagtccagctactcatgcggctgaggtgggagaatcccttgaaccctggaggctgagtttgcagtgagccgagattacaccattgccctcctgactgggtgacagagggagattttgtcaaaaaaaaaaaaatgcattcattcatgaAATCCACAAACACTGATGGAATTTTACTGATATGTTGCCTTCATGTCCTGAGTGTGAGGCAGGGAAGGGGTTGATCTGTTCCGGAtattagacagaaaaataaaacctgaaagtaGTGTTGTGGGGAGATCTTTGGCcacatcaaaattataaaaatgctttCTAGTTAAAACAGCTTTATAAAAACAGAGGAGTCATCcctacaaaataagaataaaaatctcCATGTATGGAATGGTCTTGTGGGTTTTATATCACCTAAGGTAGCAGTTTATTCCCTCGTGCTGGTGGAAGAGAGGTGCCGCTCAGGGCGTGAGTGGTCTCAGTGCTTAGGTTAAGGCTTctttggaagaaattgaaacgatacctataaaatttataaatttaatcagtgaagaagggagggggagaaacaaaaataaaccaagcttGCAGCGCATTCAGCATTCACCATGAGGTCCGCTTGCTCTCTGACCTGGTTCCTCATGGTTGCTGGCAGCCTACTGTCCCCAAATCATTTAGACCTTAGATTACAGTTCCCCTTAACTGCCCTGCAGACAACAATTTAAGCCTTGTAAaacattaactttttcatttgaGATATTCTTACGTTCTGCATGTCAGTGAAAGTACTGATGCCAGCTGATCTGAAGGGCTCTGCAAGGCACCAactcaccaaagaatgcagtttTGACGTCCTGATGACTTCATCCCTCTTAACTCTATATCAACTTTCCAGCCCCTTGCTATCCAGGATCCACTGGAAACCCTCAGTGGATCTCCTCCTTGGGGAGATGAATTTGAGGATCTCCTCCTAGCTTCTCATTTAGCCACCCTGTGATCATTAAACTCTCTGCTGCAAACACTGCTGTCTCAAAATATTGGTAAGCTACTGTGCAGCAGGCATAGGAATCTGATGGTCCTGTAACAAAATCATGTCAAAATTGCAAAGGGAAATGAGGGTAGAGGATGGGCTTGGTTGAGCTTGGTGTTTTAATGGCATCCTGGGAGTGAACCAAGACTTGGTAAACATGTTGGGGGTTACTGAGGTGGTGGAGGAGGAATCTATCCAACATTTCACTGATGCCCCTTTGGTTTTGATTATTAGGACCAAGGACGAGTCTTTCAAAACAATTTATATAATCctccttatttttcctttcaaaacctTCATCTTCTATTTTTCTCCCAAAATAATCTCACATCCATTCCCAATGCTTTGCTCATTTCAggataaacatctttttttttttttcttacacagtCTCCTTCTCTGTTAAGTAGACCATATATTTTGTTGCCACAAAATGTCATTTGGACTGCTTCAAACACAGGAATTTTCTGAACTTCATGTGAAACCCCTCCTCAGAAATATTTTCCTTACTCCAAGAGATTTGCTGATATATCAGGTTGGGGTGTAAACTGGATATGGCAGCCCTGTTACCACCAACTCTGTACCAAAGTCTACATTGATCTGGATCTCAGcttctccattttttatttaagggtattatagaaaataatttaccaGAGAGTTATTTGAAGTTCCATCAATATGGAGCCATCAGAAATGTTCTCTATCCAGCttcggtggctcgtgcctgtaatcctatcactttgggaggccaaggccggaggataacctgaggttgggtgttggagaccagcctgaccaacacagagaaaccatgtctctactaaaaatacaaaattagctggctgtagtggcacatgcctgtaatccctgctacttgggaggctgagacagtagaatcacttgaacccgggaggtggaggttgcagtgggctgagattgtgccattgcgctccagcctgggaaacaggagtCTGGGACACCACCTAGATTAGACCCAGTTACACTAATGTTTCCTATGCATAGAGATAAGTTACCAGTAATGAAATCAATAATAGTCATAGGCCACCCATTTGCATCTATAGCTTCTTCTCAGTGCCGAgtcatttaattataaatattacccAACCGTGTGTGAGAGCAGGTTCTACTATTAGTTGTGATCCTTCCCATTCATCTAAATGACTCCATAGCCAGCAATTGCTTTGGTTAGTGACAGTGGCTAAATTTTGAACAAGAGACCTTAGAAAGTGTTTGCTTTGAGTGGTGAAAGTAcgtaacaaaataaaatgtaggctTGATCATTTTGtgttaatacaaaacaaaaccaagtctCAGTCAATGGAAGGAGATCGAATGGAGTTTTgttccattttcttaaaaaagctGTCTACCATGTGATGATGTCTGCTTCTAAGAAAGGCTTTTTTCCTTGGTTATCCTTAATTTTAAGTCACCTGGTATGGTCTCATCCAATGCTGTTCATGGGCAGATTTCCCTTAGGGCCATTTTAAAAGACACAATCTCCAAATGATAGGGCATGAAGGTCCAATCATCATCGAAAGCCTCCTTCATCTACTGGAAATAGTCTTTGAAAGGTCTCGTGGTACTGAGTCATATTGTTACTGAATGATGAGCTCACTCTCCTAAGTGCATAGAACCCAATACTACACCACCATGGTTTGAGAAAAGCAAAAaacgctgggcacggtggttcgtgcctataataccagcactttaggaggctgagggagtcagatcacaaggtcaggggtttgagaccacctggacaacatgggaaaaccctgtctctactaaaaatacacaaattagctggtgtggtgatccattcctgtaatcccagctactggggaggctgagtcagaagaatggcatgatcctgggaggcagaggttgcagtgagctgagattgcacctctgcagtccagcctgggtgacagggcaagactccattttgggaaaaaattaaaaattattaggaGTTaactgggctgggcacaatggctcatgcctgtaatcccagcactttaggaggccgaggtgggcagatcacaaggtcaggagttccagaccaggctgaccaatatggtgaaactccctctctactaaaaatacaaaaattagtcaggcatggtgatgcacgcctgtaatcccatctactggggaggctgaggcaggaatcacttgaacccggaaggccaagtttgcactgagctgagatcatgcaactgcactccagcctgggcaacagagcaagactctgtctcaaagaaaaaaataaaaataaaaataaaaaatagttaactGACAGGGAGACAGGAGACAAGTTCCAAGCCTGTCTCCCCAATCTGGAGATAGTGGAGCAagctcacatggcctttccaaCTGGTTTCAGGTGATGCCAATTCAAACAGTCAGCCAGGCTGTGTTAACAGTTAAGAGGTTAAACCTTTTTCCCATCGGACATGCCTGAGCAATTTAGGCTTTGCAACTTAAGCAATGGTTAATCCGTTGGAGTTGAACCCCTGATTACACGGTCAGAGCTAAAATGTGCAGGGGATACATGAGGTTCTATTATCAAAGGCATAGGTTCTCCAGTAAATACTTTATGATCAGTGCTTCTGATTGTAGTTGGTGAAAAAAAATACCTTATGAGGGGTCTGGCTGTATTTTCCCATGGGGtggtaaaaattatattaaagtaaTCCAGTCTtcctaggcatggtggctcacacctgtaatctcagcactttgggaggctgaggctggcggaacacttgaagccaggagttgaccagcctgggcaacatggtgaaaccccattatctactaaaaatacaaaaattagctgggtgtggtggcatgcctgtaatcccagctacttgggaggctgaggcatgagaattacttgaacccaggaggcagaggttgcagtgagctgagatagcaccactgtactccagcttgggcatcaGAGACTCTGTGTCAAGTTTCTCCAGAGGTGCACCAGaaatgaaacacattttataatcatttattcaCTATGACTATGCCATCAGCCTTTCTAAAAAGGTAAGCTACAACCCATCCTGAAAATGGACACACAATCACAAAAATTGTAGCCTTTTTACATGGCTCACTGTCATCATTGGTCCATGACATTCCCTTTTCTTGCcgctatgtgtgtgtatgtctacaTATTCATATCTATATCTACACCTATTTTTTATTACCATGATTCACTTCCACTCCCCTTTCCATAGATAGCCACTCTACTCTTTGACGTAGCCTTGAATTTGCATGTGACCTCTTAGAATATAAGTATATAGAAAGTATATGGAATATATACTTGAActttgtatgtgtatttatattaatCCACATATATGCTATAGTGTAGGGTGCTACAGAAGAGGGCCTGACAATTAATTGTCCAGTCCTAGACACTTTGGAGAGTGAATGGACATGCtgttataattaattatttttttttggagatggagtctcactctgtcgccaggctggagagcaatagttccatcttggttcactgcaaactctgcctcctggattcaagtgattctcctgcctcagcctaccgagtacctgggattacaggtgtccaccaccatgcccagctattttttgtattttaatagagagatAGTTTTGCCActttggtgaggctggtctcgaactcctgacctcaggtgatccacccacctcacctcaggtgatccacccacctcagcctcccaaagtgctgggattacagacgtgagccactccACCGGGCCTTGTTATAATTAAGATTTTCAGAATGACAGGGGTGTATGAAGGCTTATAATCAACTTTACCATAGACCTTGGTCTCTCACCTAAGTTTGTaactaatatatttttcaaatataataacaataaaaatatcctTGCTTGCCCTATGTCAAATCCAGCTCGAAGTACTTAAATAGATTAACTTATAACACTCTGTGAAGTCAATATtgatattatcccattttatatgTGAATgagctaaggcacagagaggttaagtaagttgGGTAAGACCACAGAGCCATTGGCCACtgagccagtttttttttttgggacggagtctcgtgctgtcgcccaggctggagtgcagtggcgcgatctcagctcactgcaagctctgcctcccaggttcactccattctcctgcctcagcctcccgagtagctgggactacaggtgcctgccaccatgtctggctaatttttgtatttttagtagagatggggattcaccatgttagccaggatggtactGAGCCAGTTTTGAACTTAAATTAAACAGTCTGGATCTGCTGGATCTGGAGTCTTTCCTACTAACCAAAATACCTATGTGCCTTCAAATCCTAAGTTGCTGAGGGTCTTACCTTGTTTCATATCTCAGTAGGAAGGGAGCTAATGTTTATCCATTACATCTGATGTTTAATGCAAGTTTTCAACAcaacatttcattttccaaaatatgctatgataaatttaatttgatttttcttcaaTTCCTTTCTGCATTTTGTAGGAACCTTGCTTTTCCCCCTTTAGTTTGTCAGTATGCTGAATTACACTTCGATTTTTCTGTGATTGGCTGGCATTCCTGGAATGGccattatatattactatattgttttctttctttcttttttttttttttgagatggagtttcactcttgttgcccaagccgaagtgcaatgtcacgatcttgactcactgcaacctccaccttcttggttcaagcgaatctccagcctcagcctcctgagttgctgggattacaggcatgcgccaccatgcctggctaattttgtatttttagtagggatggggtttctccatgttggtcaggctggtctcgaactccagatctgaggtgatccacctgcctcagcctctcaaagtgctgggattgcaggcatgagccacggagcCTGGCCTGTCTATCACTTTCTAATGCAGTGTTGCATTTAGTTAGCTGGTAATTTATTAAGTACTTTTTTCTGGCTgaccgtggtggctcatgcctgtttgCCAATCATTTGCTGCCAGAACATGGGCAGGTTTTTCTCTGGCCAAGTCTCAGGTTTATCAGGTTAGAAATGGGGAAAATAGCAACATGCCTTAGATTCTCCATGAGGAAGAGCTGAGGTCCGGGATGATCGGTACCAGCCGTCTGTTGTGCCTCGTGGATGCTCAGTGAACACAGATTCTCACAACCATTATTGGTGCTGAGCTCACCCTCAGCCTCAGGTTGACAAAGTGGGGCGTGGGAAGTAGAAGCCtcactgggctcaggtgatcctcccacctcaacttctcAGGCAGCTTggcctacaggtgcacactgcctcCCCCCGGCTAATATCTTGTATttgtattagagacagggtctcatcacaTTGCCCATATTCCTCACAAATTCCTGAGCTCTAGCACTCTGCctttcttggcttcccaaagggctgggattggaGGCCTGAGCTTGCTTGCTTTCCCTTCCCAAGTGTGGCCCCGATCttctctctggcctctgctcCAGCTCACATTCTCAGATTCCATCTTTGCAAGCTGCTTTTCTGAGAGGAGCCCATCATTTTTGTGGGTAAACACCCTTTACCTTCTAGTAGGGCCAAGACTATACCTGCCCCCTGTGTTCTCAAAGCCAATGTTATGGTTTAAGAGTCTGACCTATCTCTTTTGATGATTCTCCTTTGAATTTCTGAACTCAATCTAGGGTGTGTGagatggctgatgcctgtaatcccagcactttgggaggctgaggtggggagatcacttgaggtcaagagttcgagaccagctgggccaacatggtgaaaccccatctcaactaaaaatacaaaaattagtggggcatgttGGAGCACACCCataattcccagctactcgggaggcaaggtgagaaaatcgcttgaacccagaaggttgaggttgcagtgagctgaaatcatgccactgcactccagcctgggtgacagatgttGGCCCAGTCTGAAAATCaaacaatcaataaataaacTCAATCTTGACAAAGGACTTTCAGTCCTGACATCTAGATGCCCACAAGATAACCACCATGTTTTACATTGTCTTGTTTCCTTTGCAGGTTCCCATTAGAAAACCTAGTCTCATTCCGCTCAGTTCGCACCTCACTTGGTCACTTTGTCCTGATTTCCTTCAGTGAAGCCTTGACTTGGTCTTGAGATAGATCACACCCTCAGTGGTTCCTTTCTTCTACCTGAATGTGCATATGATCTGCTATGTTAGATAGCATAAAACCGAGGTGACCATTCGATATACAcagctttttattctgttttcttgggAATGACATCACTATCTTCTTCAGGCTGTTGTAGCTCTGAAATATTTTGACAATTTTGATGTGGCCAAACATCCTCCAATAAGGACaccttaaggttttttttttttttttggtctaataTCAGGAACAGATTAATCCCTTCCCTGTATCACTATGAAAGTCATCTATTAACCAAACTTCACCAGTATTtggggaataaatgaatgaataagttttGGACTTTCActctattatttattcttttacttccATAAATCTGTGTCTAATTCAATCAGTTGGTCAGAAGAAAGCTGAAAACTcaatcaggattaactgggtGTGACTGCAAGATCTAATCAGGTATCACATTCTGATTGGAAGCTGGTGATTGAGAAGGGAAGGGTGGGGTTAGAAAGGTCTATAAAAGCTCCTGAGGGTACCCAGAAGAGACCCACAGCACTCATTCCTGGAGCTACTGCTTGGTTCTCTGAGAGGTCCCAGAACTCTGCAAAGTGAGTCCAGCGTTGGTAAGTCACCACCTGCTTAGGGTCATGCCCATCTGATCAGCAGCCAGCCAGTCAGGGACAGTGACACACATCCCAAAGTGGCACACAATATTTTTCTGTCTGTTTCATGAGATGAACAGATTTAggctttcattttttctctaaatGTAGTTTTGTCTTCATCCATCAGATTGTGAT
This genomic window contains:
- the LOC112207983 gene encoding heterogeneous nuclear ribonucleoprotein C-like 2, which gives rise to MASSITNKMDPHSMNSRVFIGNLNTLVVKKSDVEAIFSKYGKIAGCSVHKGFAFVQYDKEKNARAAVAGEDGRMIADQVVDINLAAEPKVNRGNAGVKRSAAEMYGSSFDLDYGFQRHYYDGMYSFPARVPPPPPIALAVVPSKRQRVSGNTSRRGKSGFNSKSGKRGSSKSGKLKGDDLQAIKQELTQIKQKVDSLLENLEKIEKEQSKQEVEVKNAKSEEEQSSSSMKNDETHVKMESEGGAEDSAEEGDPLDDDDNEDQGDNQLELIKNNVKETEEGEYNRDSTNGQDDS